Proteins encoded within one genomic window of Chloroflexota bacterium:
- a CDS encoding endo-1,4-beta-xylanase encodes MREETMGRDQPADTADRVADVTFQPPSPFARPLSRRRLLQGAGALAAAMVLGESCAPSTPSLLPARTVAPTPSAATPSPSPTPLGADQLTTAAAALPSSGAMPLPGGASAEATDLIAAAAAFAVADPQAARIDRNPIAALGLALAVADWSGQQGAIDLTGVFPKLPLTPVRLVLPSLPGGKPADTLTPATPPGLTLRPGCALLLAGTLPDGRIVLGVADPGRKVAGHPRLELAFLSAATLTPLLALAGASLDTAGTAVTLAGGSPVPLAMIDPVLGTRLVTGAGVLFVDEVPLQPKGAKTPLLTVDPYVPALPASLAPAGSRITQLKDGRIVALDATGKAIARAANLGGDWQWVGPDKAAGLDYFLRELADGLGIRIGVAPDGAQFNANNTAYLALIGKYFNLDSNDIGGWRDRNPAPGQFNFGWGDMIVSFAPAHHMRALGYLVGTPPGVPTWALAGSYSARQMAAFTKEWVTTVASRYAGDIGTWIVFNEPVSATLYGATPAEHFWANTFGSDFWPFIAQTFAWARAADPHASLILNDQANDGRTDTTSAGFYQLVQYLLAQKAPLDGVAMEMHLAYHDASISGQWSPEIFTSWVKRYRALGLQVYVTEFDVDMTGFPGTKAEEEAWQASYYRDYLQAALDAGITNFTIFGLTDTTSWYNLTGRPHADALMLNGDYSPKPAYFAVRDVLKKRAGLA; translated from the coding sequence GTGAGGGAGGAGACCATGGGGCGAGACCAGCCGGCCGATACGGCGGACCGCGTGGCCGATGTCACCTTCCAGCCCCCCTCACCCTTCGCCCGCCCCCTCTCGCGCCGCCGGCTCCTGCAGGGCGCCGGAGCCCTGGCAGCGGCGATGGTGCTCGGTGAGTCGTGTGCGCCGAGCACGCCGAGCCTGCTCCCAGCGCGGACGGTGGCACCGACGCCGTCAGCTGCGACGCCCTCGCCTTCGCCCACCCCGCTCGGTGCCGACCAGCTGACCACGGCCGCCGCCGCACTGCCCTCGAGCGGAGCCATGCCCCTCCCCGGCGGTGCCTCGGCCGAGGCGACTGACCTCATCGCTGCAGCCGCTGCGTTCGCGGTCGCCGATCCCCAGGCGGCGCGCATCGATCGGAACCCGATTGCTGCACTCGGTCTCGCGCTGGCGGTCGCCGACTGGTCCGGGCAGCAGGGCGCGATCGATCTGACAGGGGTCTTCCCAAAGCTCCCCCTGACGCCGGTCCGTCTCGTCCTGCCGAGCCTGCCCGGCGGGAAGCCCGCCGATACGCTGACGCCTGCCACTCCGCCCGGGCTCACCCTCCGCCCGGGGTGTGCGCTCCTCCTGGCGGGCACTCTGCCCGACGGGCGCATCGTGCTCGGGGTGGCCGATCCGGGCCGGAAGGTGGCGGGCCATCCGCGCCTGGAGCTGGCCTTCCTCTCGGCTGCCACCCTGACACCCCTCCTTGCCCTCGCCGGGGCCTCCCTCGATACCGCTGGCACCGCGGTCACGTTGGCCGGTGGCAGCCCTGTCCCCCTTGCCATGATCGATCCGGTCCTCGGGACCCGCCTCGTCACGGGGGCCGGGGTCCTCTTCGTCGACGAGGTGCCCCTGCAGCCGAAGGGGGCGAAGACCCCGCTCCTCACGGTCGACCCCTACGTGCCGGCGCTGCCGGCATCGCTCGCGCCCGCCGGCAGCCGGATCACCCAGCTCAAGGACGGTCGCATCGTGGCGCTCGACGCGACCGGGAAGGCGATCGCGCGAGCCGCCAACCTCGGCGGCGACTGGCAGTGGGTGGGCCCCGACAAGGCGGCTGGGCTCGACTACTTCCTGCGCGAACTGGCGGACGGTCTCGGGATCCGGATTGGCGTTGCACCCGACGGCGCACAGTTCAACGCCAACAACACGGCGTACCTGGCGCTCATCGGCAAGTACTTCAACCTGGACTCCAACGACATCGGCGGCTGGCGAGACCGTAACCCGGCACCGGGGCAGTTCAACTTCGGGTGGGGAGACATGATCGTCTCGTTCGCCCCGGCACATCACATGCGCGCGCTGGGCTACCTGGTCGGCACGCCGCCTGGGGTGCCGACATGGGCACTCGCCGGGAGTTACAGCGCACGACAGATGGCGGCGTTCACGAAGGAATGGGTCACCACCGTGGCGAGCCGCTACGCGGGGGACATCGGGACCTGGATCGTCTTCAACGAACCGGTGTCCGCCACCCTTTACGGCGCCACGCCGGCAGAGCACTTCTGGGCCAACACGTTCGGCTCCGACTTCTGGCCCTTCATCGCGCAGACGTTCGCCTGGGCGCGAGCAGCGGATCCTCACGCCAGCCTGATCCTCAACGACCAGGCCAACGATGGGCGCACGGACACTACCAGCGCGGGTTTCTACCAGCTCGTGCAGTACCTGCTCGCCCAGAAGGCGCCGCTCGATGGCGTGGCCATGGAGATGCACCTCGCCTATCACGACGCGAGCATCAGCGGGCAATGGTCGCCCGAGATCTTCACGTCGTGGGTGAAGCGCTACCGGGCGCTCGGCCTGCAGGTCTACGTGACAGAGTTCGATGTCGACATGACCGGGTTCCCGGGCACGAAGGCGGAAGAGGAGGCATGGCAGGCGAGCTACTACCGCGACTACCTGCAGGCGGCCCTCGACGCCGGCATCACGAACTTCACGATCTTCGGACTGACGGACACCACGTCCTGGTACAACCTCACAGGCAGGCCGCACGCCGATGCCCTGATGCTGAACGGCGACTACTCGCCCAAGCCCGCGTACTTCGCCGTCCGCGACGTCCTGAAGAAGCGAGCTGGGCTCGCGTGA
- a CDS encoding endo-1,4-beta-xylanase codes for MALLLGEACGTQAKDTPPATAVPASTATPVATPASASPPSTSSVAPSVEPASPPPLLPTPTLRELADRAHVTIGSQVVTYGLDSSDRYRRAAPEIANLLAIDGELDIRRVFSGLDWRTIPQHWPEVSAALSAGRIPYEDQLNFSAADALIGFAERNGMRVHAQHLLWPQDMPTDLTAGAASPDAILKVVRFFVQARVLRYKGRIQSWSAVNEVAGGRLYGDARYKYWYGSPFSDELIRSVFEWAHAADPHAALLLNENNVVELDNPTYAPVAAGFIRLLSELKSGGVPVSVAGLENHLWIYDPPTLASMETLIREVHGLGLRAMATETTVAMSEHYPFWSGRPKRLPSVPNRLTAQANLYRNALQACIDTGSVFCMFGFTDAVSLFDSNNIHIPDAQGLILDANYSPKPAYFALLDVLKQKAGLG; via the coding sequence GTGGCGCTCCTCCTCGGGGAGGCGTGCGGGACGCAAGCCAAGGACACGCCGCCTGCAACGGCAGTCCCTGCATCGACCGCCACGCCAGTTGCCACGCCTGCCAGCGCATCGCCCCCTTCTACCTCGTCGGTCGCTCCGTCGGTCGAGCCCGCGAGCCCGCCCCCGCTGCTGCCCACACCCACGTTACGGGAGCTGGCGGATCGCGCCCACGTCACGATCGGCTCACAGGTCGTCACCTACGGTCTCGACAGTTCGGATCGCTACCGACGTGCGGCCCCCGAAATAGCCAACCTGCTCGCCATCGACGGGGAACTGGACATACGACGGGTCTTCTCGGGGCTTGACTGGCGGACCATTCCGCAGCACTGGCCGGAGGTGTCCGCCGCGCTGTCGGCCGGCCGGATTCCGTACGAGGACCAGCTCAATTTCTCGGCCGCCGATGCGCTCATCGGCTTCGCCGAACGGAACGGCATGCGGGTGCATGCCCAGCATTTGCTGTGGCCGCAGGACATGCCGACGGACCTGACTGCGGGAGCGGCTTCGCCCGACGCCATCCTCAAGGTGGTCCGATTCTTTGTCCAGGCGCGGGTGCTCCGCTACAAGGGCCGGATCCAATCGTGGAGCGCGGTGAACGAGGTCGCCGGGGGGCGCCTGTACGGTGACGCCCGCTACAAGTATTGGTACGGGAGCCCGTTCAGCGACGAGCTGATCCGCAGCGTGTTCGAATGGGCCCATGCGGCCGATCCACATGCAGCGCTCCTGCTGAACGAGAACAACGTCGTCGAGCTCGACAACCCGACCTACGCACCGGTCGCCGCCGGGTTCATTCGCCTGCTATCGGAGCTGAAGAGCGGCGGTGTCCCGGTCTCGGTCGCCGGTCTTGAGAACCACCTCTGGATCTACGATCCCCCGACGCTGGCGTCGATGGAGACGTTGATCAGGGAGGTGCATGGTCTTGGACTTCGCGCGATGGCTACCGAGACCACCGTGGCGATGAGCGAGCATTACCCCTTCTGGAGCGGAAGACCCAAGAGACTGCCATCCGTGCCGAACCGGCTGACCGCCCAGGCGAACCTATACCGGAACGCGCTCCAGGCGTGCATCGACACCGGGTCGGTCTTCTGCATGTTCGGGTTCACGGACGCCGTCTCGCTGTTCGACAGTAACAACATCCACATCCCGGACGCGCAGGGCCTCATCCTCGACGCGAACTACTCTCCCAAGCCTGCCTACTTCGCGCTGCTCGATGTCCTGAAGCAGAAGGCGGGCCTGGGCTGA
- a CDS encoding ATP-binding protein → MDFKLRLDWSKSRRNKLETAKDIACLANRDGGLLVIGVPDKPTIAGVGLADDDVLPDVTQLNEFVQQYFDPPIPAEIRIIDVAGTPYGVIAVPPFAREPHICSKDGQDEEKELIVRNGDVYVRSDAMDCRRARGPEMRSLIIRAVAATGEAIRLMLAPSSGLSAAQASSDSHPIASPALQRYPTLQAADLRPVPEPPARRIRELETLLSNAAILARSGDALIPRYLNRLGGGEGVMIRQPSRVIFEAEIGEAGIGEDDRRILSVTEASRTLKLRIRESLWEDASNIPGLRGQAVDIESLAAFTLGSFSWRLLAGGCG, encoded by the coding sequence GTGGACTTCAAGCTGCGACTCGACTGGTCGAAGTCGAGGCGGAACAAGCTCGAGACCGCCAAAGACATCGCGTGTCTGGCGAACCGGGACGGCGGTCTCCTCGTTATCGGCGTTCCGGACAAACCGACGATCGCAGGCGTTGGGCTCGCTGATGACGATGTGCTCCCCGATGTCACGCAGCTCAATGAGTTCGTCCAGCAGTACTTCGATCCGCCGATCCCCGCGGAAATCCGGATCATCGACGTGGCCGGGACTCCCTACGGGGTGATCGCGGTCCCTCCCTTCGCGCGCGAGCCGCACATCTGCTCGAAGGACGGACAGGACGAGGAGAAGGAGCTCATCGTCCGAAACGGCGATGTGTACGTCAGGTCGGATGCCATGGACTGTCGGCGCGCTCGCGGACCAGAGATGCGGTCGCTGATCATCCGAGCGGTCGCGGCAACAGGTGAGGCGATCCGCCTCATGCTCGCGCCGTCGTCCGGGTTATCGGCGGCCCAGGCGTCCAGCGATTCGCATCCGATCGCGTCGCCGGCTCTGCAGCGGTACCCGACCCTTCAGGCAGCGGATCTGCGACCCGTTCCCGAACCACCTGCGCGACGGATTCGCGAGCTTGAGACCCTGCTCTCGAATGCAGCAATCCTCGCCCGATCGGGCGACGCACTGATTCCCCGCTACCTCAATCGACTCGGCGGCGGTGAAGGGGTCATGATCCGTCAGCCGAGCCGCGTGATCTTTGAAGCGGAGATCGGGGAAGCGGGAATCGGGGAGGACGACCGACGGATACTGAGCGTCACGGAGGCTTCGAGAACGCTCAAGCTTCGCATCCGCGAGAGTCTATGGGAGGACGCGAGCAACATCCCGGGCCTCCGCGGCCAGGCCGTGGACATCGAGAGTCTCGCGGCGTTCACATTGGGCTCGTTCTCGTGGCGCCTCTTGGCCGGAGGCTGTGGATGA
- a CDS encoding endo-1,4-beta-xylanase, whose translation MEPAVLLTRRQLLQAGSLGAVALFLGEACGTAPLPSPAESASPLTPSPASPAPSSIPPLDGAALTDAVSALGTADTLTVPGGVALAVIDLEAAGEAVARAGGSGGLPERDPVAALGYLLAAVDWSGVTGAVELGRFFPNLSLPLVRLPLARLPDGGPTTVIAAALPAGLTVRTGAALLVVSHLAEGTYLIAIDDPARPIDGNPRLELGVVPAAALSPLLAVAGARLDAASGAVVLADGTGVTLRPLTASLADRLTAAAGVLFVDRVPLQPKGAKTPLLTVDPYVPAPGPSVVTGATRVAPAADGRVLALNAAGTAVGRAQYIGGATPWSWLGKDGLDWTLRELADRIGWRVGVELTGWEFNDQHWQSIVRAQFNQGLLSWGLDWNEVEPARGQYDFSVMDRLVAFAQANGMRVRADSVVFGHTSMLPSWLVQGHFSAAQLTAILQAHVRAVVSQYRGVIAEWVVVNEPYVAPYSTDDLFYQALGYDYIDVAFAAARKADPSAVLNFSDTANHTAAGITTNLTMQTVTRLEAKGLVDIVGLQMHLDGANPPDPTDVRDTMRRYGLPVAVTSLDIDLSDVPGTLADRYAVQAKIAASMLRAARDSGVCRDFSVWGIGDGVADRWLQRPGAPAPTATPFDGQLRPKPFFSALLKGMS comes from the coding sequence ATGGAGCCCGCTGTGCTCCTCACCCGCCGCCAGCTGCTCCAGGCCGGCTCGCTCGGCGCGGTGGCGCTGTTCCTCGGGGAGGCATGCGGGACGGCTCCGCTGCCGAGCCCGGCCGAGAGCGCGAGTCCGCTCACCCCGTCGCCCGCCTCGCCGGCCCCCTCGTCGATCCCGCCGCTCGATGGGGCTGCGCTCACCGACGCGGTGTCCGCCCTCGGGACGGCCGACACACTCACCGTTCCCGGTGGTGTCGCCCTCGCGGTGATCGACCTCGAGGCGGCGGGTGAGGCCGTGGCCAGGGCCGGCGGCTCGGGCGGGTTGCCCGAGCGCGACCCGGTCGCGGCGCTCGGCTACCTCCTCGCCGCGGTCGACTGGTCGGGCGTGACCGGCGCGGTGGAGCTCGGCCGGTTCTTCCCGAACCTCTCGCTCCCGCTCGTCCGCCTCCCTCTCGCCCGCCTGCCCGACGGGGGACCGACGACGGTGATCGCGGCTGCCCTCCCGGCGGGGCTCACCGTCCGGACCGGTGCAGCCCTCCTCGTCGTGAGCCACCTCGCCGAGGGGACGTATCTCATCGCGATCGATGATCCGGCCCGGCCGATCGACGGCAATCCGCGGCTCGAGCTCGGGGTCGTGCCCGCCGCGGCGCTCAGCCCGCTCCTCGCGGTCGCCGGCGCCCGGCTCGACGCCGCCAGCGGCGCGGTCGTCCTCGCCGATGGCACGGGCGTCACGCTCCGGCCGCTCACGGCGAGCCTCGCCGACCGCCTCACCGCTGCCGCGGGCGTCCTCTTCGTCGATCGGGTGCCACTCCAGCCGAAGGGGGCGAAGACCCCGCTCCTCACGGTCGACCCCTACGTGCCGGCGCCGGGCCCGAGCGTCGTGACTGGCGCCACGCGTGTTGCGCCTGCCGCCGACGGCCGGGTCCTGGCACTCAACGCCGCGGGCACGGCGGTCGGGCGGGCGCAGTACATCGGGGGCGCGACGCCCTGGAGCTGGCTGGGCAAGGATGGGCTTGATTGGACCCTCCGCGAGCTGGCGGATCGGATCGGCTGGCGGGTGGGGGTCGAGCTCACGGGCTGGGAGTTCAATGACCAGCACTGGCAGTCGATCGTGCGGGCCCAGTTCAACCAGGGTCTCCTCTCCTGGGGGCTCGACTGGAACGAGGTCGAGCCCGCCCGCGGCCAGTACGACTTCTCGGTCATGGATCGGCTGGTCGCCTTCGCGCAGGCCAACGGTATGCGTGTGCGGGCCGACTCCGTCGTGTTTGGGCATACGTCGATGCTGCCATCGTGGCTCGTGCAGGGCCACTTCTCCGCTGCGCAGCTGACGGCAATCCTGCAGGCGCACGTGCGCGCGGTTGTCAGCCAGTACCGCGGCGTCATCGCCGAGTGGGTCGTGGTGAATGAGCCGTACGTCGCGCCCTACTCCACCGACGATCTCTTCTATCAGGCGCTCGGCTACGACTACATCGACGTGGCCTTCGCGGCCGCCCGCAAGGCCGACCCGTCGGCCGTGCTCAACTTCAGCGACACCGCGAACCACACGGCGGCGGGCATCACTACGAACCTGACCATGCAGACTGTGACCAGGCTAGAGGCGAAGGGCCTGGTCGACATCGTGGGCCTGCAGATGCACCTCGACGGGGCCAACCCGCCCGATCCCACGGACGTGCGCGACACGATGCGCCGGTACGGCTTGCCGGTGGCCGTCACCTCGCTCGACATCGACCTCTCCGACGTGCCCGGCACGCTCGCTGACCGGTACGCTGTTCAGGCGAAGATCGCGGCATCGATGCTGCGGGCCGCGCGCGACTCCGGCGTGTGCCGCGACTTCAGCGTCTGGGGGATCGGTGATGGCGTGGCCGACAGGTGGCTCCAGCGTCCGGGCGCGCCGGCGCCGACAGCGACGCCGTTCGACGGCCAGCTCCGGCCGAAGCCCTTCTTCTCGGCACTGCTCAAAGGAATGTCGTGA
- a CDS encoding endo-1,4-beta-xylanase: protein MGRDQPADTADRTRDCPTDSSSPFSRRFSRRQLMQGAGALAAAMVLGEACGPSATSKQTSEPSIAATPANTFTPPSPVPAATPTPTPANSSPPDTMLKSALASYAKAMGVLPNGVQVASRIITETSGATFTALVTPDGTPLLLRDAEAGWIEATLAPLATKAGVILETMMQVTRQENGTWVDLTMNSTYVGLITGNANHIYTSGELDMIWVFGEFTTAHWNQILANWPRVLAQLRDGAIPSGYPYNWQGIDRLRGFASARNLPLRAFHLVWGDDIPSTITSYGASDLKKILEFTVRVRLLYCPDISVWNIGDEILARSLYLQDATGGLWPQLFGAPQIVAFVGKIVREVNPKAILVVTEDMPLEATFPDPRFSRWYLTYLQQIQDQGIEIGWADIENNFWVYDPPDLAKIDRVLGQIKALGIKTITSEMTVTVSPLFPSWPSRPKTVATVRDPVAVQALLYGETVAAYLRHRTGAFGTGGVWDEIAWQNSIGHPEAHAMMYDTAGDPKPAVYALRRQLLASLSLGV from the coding sequence ATGGGCCGAGATCAACCGGCCGACACGGCGGACCGCACGCGCGATTGCCCGACCGACTCTTCGTCCCCCTTCTCCCGCCGCTTCTCCCGACGCCAGCTCATGCAGGGGGCCGGCGCCCTTGCGGCGGCGATGGTCCTCGGCGAGGCATGTGGGCCATCGGCCACCTCAAAGCAAACCTCGGAGCCGTCGATCGCCGCGACGCCAGCCAATACCTTCACCCCGCCGTCGCCGGTGCCGGCTGCCACGCCGACGCCGACGCCAGCGAACTCGTCACCGCCCGACACGATGCTCAAGAGCGCCCTGGCGAGCTACGCAAAGGCGATGGGCGTGCTGCCCAACGGAGTCCAGGTCGCCAGCCGGATCATCACTGAGACCTCCGGCGCCACGTTCACTGCGCTCGTCACACCCGACGGCACGCCCCTCCTCCTGCGCGACGCCGAGGCGGGCTGGATCGAGGCAACGCTTGCGCCGCTTGCCACCAAGGCCGGCGTCATCCTCGAGACGATGATGCAGGTCACCCGCCAGGAGAACGGCACCTGGGTCGATCTCACCATGAACTCGACGTACGTCGGCCTCATCACGGGCAACGCGAACCACATCTACACCTCGGGCGAACTCGACATGATCTGGGTCTTTGGCGAGTTCACGACCGCCCACTGGAACCAGATCCTCGCCAACTGGCCGCGCGTCCTCGCGCAGCTCCGCGATGGCGCCATTCCCTCGGGATACCCGTACAACTGGCAAGGCATCGATCGGCTGAGGGGGTTCGCGTCGGCCCGTAACCTGCCCCTTCGGGCCTTCCACCTCGTCTGGGGTGACGACATCCCGTCGACGATCACAAGCTACGGTGCGTCTGACCTCAAGAAGATCCTCGAGTTCACTGTGCGGGTGCGGCTGTTGTACTGCCCCGACATCTCGGTGTGGAACATCGGGGACGAGATCCTCGCCCGGAGCCTCTATCTGCAGGACGCCACCGGCGGGCTGTGGCCGCAACTCTTCGGAGCGCCCCAGATCGTCGCGTTCGTGGGCAAGATCGTACGCGAGGTCAATCCCAAGGCCATCCTGGTCGTTACCGAGGACATGCCCCTTGAGGCCACGTTCCCCGACCCGCGCTTCTCCCGGTGGTACCTGACGTACCTGCAGCAGATCCAGGATCAGGGCATCGAGATCGGATGGGCGGACATCGAGAACAACTTCTGGGTCTACGACCCGCCCGATCTTGCGAAGATCGATCGCGTCCTCGGCCAGATCAAGGCGCTCGGGATCAAGACCATCACCTCCGAGATGACGGTCACCGTCTCCCCGCTCTTCCCGAGCTGGCCCAGCCGGCCGAAGACGGTCGCGACCGTGCGAGATCCAGTGGCCGTCCAGGCGCTGCTCTACGGTGAGACGGTCGCCGCGTACCTGCGCCACCGGACCGGCGCATTCGGCACAGGCGGAGTGTGGGACGAGATCGCCTGGCAGAACTCCATCGGCCACCCGGAAGCCCACGCGATGATGTACGACACTGCGGGCGACCCCAAGCCCGCGGTCTACGCGCTGCGCAGGCAGCTGCTCGCGTCGCTGTCCCTCGGCGTGTAG